Proteins from a single region of Phyllobacterium sp. T1293:
- a CDS encoding sugar ABC transporter ATP-binding protein, with amino-acid sequence MTIDVLTVQQVSKKFLPNIVALESASLNVRAGEVHCLLGANGAGKSTLLKIIAGAFRPTDGSLLLDGKPVDLHSPAQAARLGISMIYQELDLVPQLTVEQNLFLGHAPGRFGLINHRERQERAAVALKRVGANFKPEARVETLSVANQQLTAIARSLTMDAKIIIMDEPSASLNETELASVFAVIRELVKQGVAILYVSHRLGELREIGDRVTVLRGGRTIETFDVKNTGDGALVEAIIGKQRSLIERQLREPVTGAVALHVNRLRGPEGLDISDLDVRWGEVIGLTGLNGSGRTSFLKSLFGANSFEGEITLEGKPFHPRHPAHAIRSGIGLVPENRKTEGLVLHAPIYKNATLPSMRESWLTRHSHQKQKTTPVLKSLSTKYGRPEQAVVQLSGGNQQKVVLAKWIINGARVLLLDEPSRGLDIGAKADLYNLVDRLAAEGAAVIVASSELDELYAACDTIWVFHEGRNIGKYDPSIVDRDTILRATILGENHVQH; translated from the coding sequence GTGACGATTGACGTCCTGACCGTCCAGCAGGTGTCTAAGAAGTTCCTGCCCAACATCGTCGCACTGGAATCGGCCTCGCTGAATGTCCGTGCAGGCGAGGTGCATTGTCTCCTTGGGGCCAATGGCGCCGGAAAATCAACCTTGCTGAAGATTATCGCCGGAGCCTTCCGCCCGACAGATGGTTCGCTGCTACTCGATGGCAAACCGGTTGATCTGCATTCGCCCGCGCAGGCAGCGCGTCTTGGCATTTCCATGATCTATCAGGAGCTGGATCTGGTCCCGCAATTGACCGTCGAGCAGAACCTGTTTCTCGGCCATGCGCCCGGCCGCTTTGGGTTGATCAACCATAGGGAACGCCAGGAAAGAGCCGCCGTGGCCCTAAAGCGCGTTGGCGCAAATTTCAAACCTGAAGCCCGCGTGGAAACCCTGTCGGTTGCCAACCAGCAATTAACAGCCATTGCCCGCTCGCTGACTATGGATGCCAAGATTATCATTATGGATGAGCCGTCGGCATCCCTCAACGAAACCGAGCTTGCCAGCGTGTTTGCAGTCATCCGCGAACTGGTCAAACAAGGGGTTGCCATACTCTATGTCAGCCACCGCCTTGGTGAACTGCGCGAAATCGGCGATCGGGTCACGGTGTTGAGGGGTGGCAGGACCATCGAGACATTCGATGTGAAAAATACTGGCGATGGCGCCTTGGTCGAAGCGATCATTGGCAAACAGCGATCCCTGATCGAACGACAATTGCGCGAACCTGTTACCGGCGCCGTAGCGCTGCATGTCAACAGGCTGCGCGGGCCGGAAGGTCTCGATATCAGTGACCTCGACGTGCGTTGGGGTGAAGTGATTGGCCTGACCGGCCTTAATGGTTCCGGCCGCACATCATTCCTGAAGTCGCTTTTCGGGGCCAATAGCTTCGAAGGCGAAATCACGCTGGAAGGCAAGCCGTTCCATCCGCGTCATCCGGCCCATGCTATTCGCAGTGGCATTGGTCTTGTTCCGGAAAATCGCAAGACGGAAGGGCTGGTTCTTCATGCGCCTATCTACAAGAATGCAACGTTGCCTTCCATGCGCGAAAGCTGGCTGACACGCCATTCCCATCAGAAACAAAAGACGACGCCGGTTCTCAAAAGCCTTTCGACCAAATATGGACGACCGGAACAGGCTGTTGTGCAGCTTTCGGGTGGCAATCAACAGAAGGTTGTTCTGGCCAAATGGATCATCAATGGCGCGAGGGTCCTGCTTCTGGATGAACCGAGCCGCGGGCTCGATATCGGCGCTAAGGCTGATCTCTACAACCTCGTTGACAGGCTTGCGGCGGAAGGAGCGGCGGTCATCGTTGCCAGCAGCGAACTCGATGAACTTTACGCCGCCTGCGACACAATCTGGGTATTTCATGAAGGCCGCAACATCGGCAAATACGATCCTTCAATCGTGGACCGTGACACGATATTAAGGGCTACAATTCTGGGTGAAAATCATGTCCAACACTGA
- a CDS encoding sugar-binding transcriptional regulator, with amino-acid sequence MNDARINPSVRLPSDEQREHLMVRVAKLYYDLERTQSEIATELGLTRWQVGRLLIEAKELGVVRIEITPRAYRKTELEVRLQQEFGLRDAIVVPSGGTTDSALLMESVAQAAAKYLAGLNPKADLIGVSWGRTMSAVAKFLPNNWNPGVHVVLVNGSTNLRSTSTHTSAVAEEFAKAGNGIATLLPVPAIVGKKTTREVLEEDPIIERVLKLAIEADVVCFGMGGINHDSVLLSSGYLEEADIDRLKDAGAVGDILGRFLNKEGNIVDQTIDDRTVGLRLDYLRTKQRSIGVVAGEEKLQIALAALKAGYVSVIVTDEATAHYALEARSDD; translated from the coding sequence ATGAACGACGCTCGGATCAATCCATCTGTCCGGTTACCCTCCGATGAGCAGCGGGAGCATCTGATGGTGCGTGTTGCCAAGCTCTACTATGATCTTGAACGGACGCAGAGCGAGATTGCTACGGAGCTTGGCCTGACACGCTGGCAGGTTGGCCGGTTGCTGATCGAAGCCAAGGAACTGGGCGTTGTCCGCATAGAGATTACGCCGCGCGCCTATCGCAAAACGGAACTTGAGGTACGACTGCAGCAGGAATTCGGTCTGCGCGACGCCATTGTGGTTCCATCAGGTGGAACGACCGATTCAGCTCTTCTTATGGAAAGTGTGGCGCAGGCTGCGGCCAAATATCTGGCAGGTCTCAACCCCAAGGCCGATCTGATCGGTGTTTCCTGGGGGCGTACCATGTCGGCGGTTGCCAAATTTCTGCCAAACAACTGGAATCCCGGTGTGCATGTCGTTCTGGTCAATGGCTCGACGAATCTGCGGTCTACCTCCACACATACAAGTGCCGTTGCCGAGGAATTCGCCAAGGCGGGCAATGGCATCGCAACGCTGTTGCCTGTCCCTGCCATTGTCGGCAAGAAAACCACCCGTGAAGTGCTTGAGGAAGACCCGATCATTGAGCGTGTGCTCAAGCTGGCGATAGAGGCCGATGTGGTCTGTTTCGGTATGGGCGGGATCAACCATGATTCTGTGCTTCTCAGCTCCGGGTATCTTGAAGAAGCAGATATTGACCGGTTGAAAGATGCGGGCGCTGTCGGTGATATTCTTGGTCGCTTCCTCAATAAGGAAGGCAACATTGTCGACCAGACGATTGATGACCGCACGGTTGGGCTGCGGCTTGACTATCTCAGGACCAAGCAGCGTTCGATTGGCGTTGTCGCCGGTGAGGAGAAACTCCAGATCGCGCTTGCTGCTCTGAAAGCGGGTTATGTCTCAGTCATTGTCACCGACGAGGCCACTGCTCATTATGCATTGGAGGCCAGAAGTGACGATTGA
- a CDS encoding FGGY-family carbohydrate kinase encodes MTLVLNFDLGTGGVRAGVYDVERKTMLSLSEARYSTTYPHAGWAEQQPDEWWNALLTAGRQAVEQCGSGEIAAVCVATTASSVVVCDRNSTPLYPAILWMDCRAAKEARATEKVKHPVMAYSGGGDAVEWLVPKAMWLAEHEPTIFGQADIICEALDFINYRLCGEWVGSRMNAACKWNYDSKNGAFVPEIYEALGVPELQSKLPQRIVPVGDAIGSLKPEVAAALGVTSSPLLAQGGIDAHIGVLGAGTVAAGGMLIIGGTSVVHLTHLKEQGNVTGFWGPYPNALVDGLWLVEAGQVSAGSILNWFSSKIFGLDEQGHRDLIREASVISKQNSGLLTLDYWMGNRTPYRDANLRGVILGLSLGHTRADIYSSAVDSVALGSANVVAVLEERGVAVERIVMAGGICKNALWLQATIDAIGRPVHVAGDDNLSLIGTAVCCAHALGLFPDLITASEACAAPTREVHPDPVRSKRYRDTIALYRDTTETLMPTLHRLSGRQLAGAAS; translated from the coding sequence ATGACACTTGTCCTGAACTTTGATCTTGGCACGGGAGGAGTCCGCGCCGGTGTTTACGATGTCGAGCGCAAGACCATGCTCTCGCTGTCGGAGGCAAGGTATTCCACCACATATCCCCACGCCGGTTGGGCCGAACAGCAGCCAGATGAATGGTGGAACGCGCTTTTGACGGCGGGCCGCCAGGCAGTCGAACAATGCGGATCGGGAGAAATAGCGGCAGTTTGTGTTGCGACAACAGCTTCGTCCGTTGTGGTCTGTGACAGGAACAGCACGCCGCTTTATCCCGCTATTTTATGGATGGACTGCCGTGCTGCAAAAGAGGCGCGTGCGACGGAAAAGGTAAAACATCCGGTTATGGCCTATAGCGGTGGCGGCGATGCAGTCGAATGGCTTGTTCCGAAGGCTATGTGGCTGGCCGAACACGAGCCCACTATCTTTGGTCAGGCTGATATCATCTGTGAGGCTCTGGATTTTATCAATTACCGGCTGTGCGGTGAGTGGGTGGGCTCGCGTATGAACGCCGCCTGCAAATGGAATTACGATTCCAAGAATGGCGCTTTCGTTCCCGAGATTTACGAAGCGCTTGGCGTTCCCGAATTGCAGAGCAAGTTGCCACAGAGGATTGTTCCGGTTGGCGATGCGATCGGCTCATTGAAGCCTGAGGTCGCGGCTGCACTTGGCGTCACGTCGTCACCACTGCTCGCTCAAGGGGGCATTGACGCTCATATCGGCGTGCTGGGCGCAGGGACTGTTGCTGCAGGCGGCATGTTGATCATCGGCGGAACATCCGTCGTGCATCTGACCCACCTGAAAGAGCAGGGCAATGTGACCGGCTTCTGGGGACCTTATCCCAATGCGCTTGTCGATGGATTATGGCTCGTCGAGGCTGGTCAGGTTTCCGCCGGTTCCATCCTCAACTGGTTCAGCAGCAAGATTTTCGGGTTGGATGAACAGGGTCATCGTGATCTCATCCGTGAGGCATCGGTCATTTCGAAACAGAATTCGGGATTGCTGACGCTTGATTACTGGATGGGAAATCGTACGCCCTATCGCGACGCGAATCTGCGCGGAGTGATATTAGGTCTCTCGCTTGGTCATACCAGGGCGGACATCTATTCGTCGGCGGTCGATTCCGTCGCGCTTGGCTCTGCCAATGTTGTCGCTGTGCTGGAAGAGCGCGGCGTCGCCGTTGAGCGGATCGTGATGGCTGGCGGCATTTGCAAGAATGCACTGTGGCTACAGGCGACAATCGACGCGATTGGCAGACCTGTTCATGTGGCTGGTGATGACAATCTCTCGCTCATTGGAACAGCTGTCTGCTGCGCCCATGCACTTGGGCTGTTTCCCGATCTCATCACTGCATCGGAAGCCTGTGCAGCACCGACGAGAGAAGTTCACCCTGACCCCGTGCGCAGTAAGCGGTATCGCGATACGATAGCGCTTTATCGGGATACGACCGAAACATTGATGCCGACGCTGCATAGATTGAGCGGCAGGCAATTGGCGGGGGCTGCATCATGA
- a CDS encoding galactitol-1-phosphate 5-dehydrogenase — protein MRAAVLYAPGDIRLENVAEPQIKPGHVIVRVASVGVCGSDLPRMLIKGAHKMPLICGHEFSGHITELGEGVEGFNLGELVAIPPMLPCFKCDQCQKGQFSRCRDYDYFGSRRDGAYAEFVCVPVSNLLKTPKGIDPRAVAMTDPASIAIHAIWKAGGIGMGQRGGVIGCGPIGLFAIQWLKLMGASEVVAVDVSEEKLDMARRAGATHTFLSGEDIPASLLCDTIIEAAGHPSSINMAVKMAAPSGHVVFIGIPVADVALDNKTFQHFLRQEVSLHGSWNSFGAPYPGPQWTVTLEKLGSGELEWEFMITHDLDLAELPGMFEKFRTDRSMFFSKVMFRP, from the coding sequence ATGCGTGCAGCAGTTCTCTATGCCCCCGGCGATATACGCCTTGAAAACGTCGCAGAACCACAGATCAAGCCGGGCCATGTGATCGTCCGTGTTGCTTCTGTTGGTGTCTGCGGGTCGGATCTGCCGCGCATGCTGATCAAGGGTGCGCATAAGATGCCGCTCATCTGCGGTCATGAGTTTTCAGGCCATATTACTGAGCTTGGGGAAGGGGTTGAGGGTTTTAATCTTGGTGAATTGGTGGCAATTCCGCCGATGTTGCCGTGTTTCAAATGCGACCAGTGCCAGAAGGGGCAGTTTTCGCGTTGCCGCGACTACGATTATTTCGGTTCGCGCCGCGACGGTGCCTATGCGGAATTTGTCTGTGTGCCCGTTTCCAACCTGTTGAAGACACCAAAGGGGATTGATCCGCGTGCGGTTGCGATGACTGATCCTGCATCAATTGCCATTCACGCCATTTGGAAGGCTGGCGGCATTGGTATGGGGCAGCGTGGCGGCGTCATCGGTTGCGGGCCGATTGGGCTGTTTGCCATACAATGGCTCAAACTGATGGGTGCGAGCGAAGTTGTTGCGGTCGATGTGTCGGAAGAAAAACTTGATATGGCGCGCCGCGCGGGCGCGACGCATACATTTCTTTCGGGAGAAGATATCCCAGCAAGCCTCCTTTGCGATACGATTATCGAAGCTGCAGGACATCCGTCCTCGATCAACATGGCGGTGAAAATGGCCGCGCCGAGCGGTCATGTGGTTTTCATTGGCATTCCCGTAGCGGATGTAGCCCTCGACAACAAAACCTTCCAGCATTTCCTTCGGCAGGAAGTCTCGCTGCATGGCTCGTGGAATTCATTCGGCGCGCCTTATCCGGGACCACAATGGACGGTTACGCTGGAAAAACTGGGTTCCGGCGAACTCGAATGGGAGTTCATGATTACCCATGATCTTGACCTTGCTGAGTTGCCGGGCATGTTCGAAAAATTCCGGACTGACAGGAGCATGTTCTTTTCAAAAGTCATGTTCCGGCCCTGA
- a CDS encoding substrate-binding domain-containing protein produces MLSRRTFLFRFAFAGTAMSVMATLGMSMTAANAEGLKIGFSQVTLQSPFYVQLKTGAEVAAKAGGDTLVFLDANGDVSKQNNDIQDLITQGVNALIINPVNPDAVVPSLEAAVAAGIPVITVDRSVNGQGVTAHVGRDNKNMGKLVGEAVVARLKTDGVEKAKIIEIQGDAGGAVMMDRRDGFHSAIEGSGHTIVEGPYAEYIRANAVTAMQDLLQANPDVKVVYAHNDDMALGALQVLKENNRNDVLVAGVDGLSEALGIIAAGGNYIGSALNDPKYLGDVTIQVAREAAAKKPVSKFVDAGTTLVTSKNVADFPRTGLFAEYRPQVLGQ; encoded by the coding sequence ATGCTCAGCCGCCGCACCTTTTTGTTCAGATTCGCATTTGCCGGAACCGCTATGTCAGTGATGGCGACACTCGGCATGTCTATGACTGCCGCCAATGCTGAAGGCCTGAAAATCGGATTCAGTCAAGTGACATTGCAGTCGCCTTTTTATGTGCAACTCAAGACTGGAGCGGAGGTGGCAGCCAAGGCCGGCGGTGACACACTGGTCTTTCTCGACGCCAATGGTGATGTCAGCAAACAGAACAACGATATTCAGGATTTGATCACTCAAGGTGTGAATGCGCTGATCATCAACCCGGTTAATCCGGATGCGGTTGTGCCTTCGCTTGAAGCGGCTGTTGCAGCGGGTATCCCGGTGATCACCGTTGACCGCAGTGTCAATGGTCAGGGTGTTACCGCTCATGTTGGCCGCGATAACAAGAACATGGGCAAGCTGGTGGGTGAAGCCGTTGTTGCACGTCTGAAAACCGACGGCGTTGAGAAAGCCAAGATCATCGAGATTCAGGGCGACGCAGGCGGTGCGGTGATGATGGACCGGCGTGATGGCTTTCACAGTGCCATTGAAGGTTCCGGCCACACAATCGTTGAAGGCCCCTATGCGGAATATATCCGCGCCAATGCGGTAACGGCCATGCAGGATTTGCTTCAGGCCAATCCGGATGTGAAAGTTGTTTACGCGCATAATGACGATATGGCGCTCGGTGCCTTGCAGGTTCTCAAGGAAAACAATCGCAACGATGTTCTGGTCGCTGGCGTGGACGGACTTTCCGAAGCACTTGGCATTATCGCTGCTGGCGGCAACTATATCGGCTCGGCACTGAACGATCCGAAATATCTCGGCGATGTGACCATACAGGTGGCGCGCGAAGCGGCGGCCAAGAAACCTGTTTCGAAATTCGTTGATGCGGGCACGACATTGGTAACATCCAAAAATGTTGCGGATTTCCCGCGTACTGGACTGTTTGCCGAATATCGCCCGCAAGTTCTCGGTCAGTAA
- a CDS encoding threonine/serine dehydratase — translation MSSPTQITPERIVDTERLIRPHIRHTPVMRADLVDFGMQPRSIDFKLEFLQHSGSFKARGAFTNLLSRPVPQAGVVAASGGNHGAAVAYAAMRLGIPATIFVPNVTAAAKAERIRGYGANLIIGGDRYADALAASEQFVAEHNAMPIHAFDQPETLLGQGTLGLEIEADLPDITTLLVAVGGGGLIGGIAAWFRGRIKIVAVEPEGSPTLHDALGAGKPVDAPTEGIAADSLAPRRVGELMFPFAQNFIEHSILVSDDDIRAAQRALWERLRIVAEPGGAAAFAALLSQKYIAGPDERVAVLLCGANSGAVRFD, via the coding sequence ATGTCCAGCCCAACACAAATTACCCCCGAACGCATCGTCGATACCGAGCGCCTTATTCGGCCACATATCCGGCATACGCCTGTCATGCGTGCCGATCTTGTCGACTTCGGAATGCAACCACGCAGCATCGACTTCAAACTCGAATTTCTGCAGCATTCGGGTTCGTTCAAGGCGCGGGGTGCCTTCACCAATCTGCTTAGTCGCCCTGTACCACAGGCGGGTGTCGTGGCAGCTTCGGGCGGCAATCACGGTGCTGCCGTCGCATATGCCGCCATGCGGCTTGGTATTCCCGCAACCATATTTGTTCCCAATGTCACTGCAGCCGCCAAGGCCGAACGTATTCGCGGTTACGGTGCGAATCTCATTATAGGTGGCGATCGTTACGCCGATGCTCTGGCCGCCAGTGAACAATTCGTAGCAGAGCACAATGCTATGCCAATTCATGCATTTGATCAGCCAGAGACATTGCTTGGTCAGGGAACGCTTGGTCTGGAAATCGAAGCGGACCTACCCGATATTACAACCCTGCTGGTGGCTGTGGGCGGTGGTGGCCTCATTGGTGGGATTGCTGCATGGTTTCGCGGCCGTATCAAAATTGTAGCTGTCGAGCCGGAAGGTTCACCAACCTTGCACGATGCCTTGGGTGCGGGAAAACCTGTCGATGCGCCTACGGAAGGTATTGCCGCTGATTCCCTCGCACCCAGACGCGTCGGAGAATTGATGTTTCCGTTTGCTCAAAACTTTATTGAGCATTCGATACTGGTATCGGACGATGATATTCGCGCCGCTCAACGCGCGCTTTGGGAACGGCTTCGCATTGTCGCTGAACCGGGTGGAGCAGCGGCCTTTGCCGCACTTTTATCGCAGAAGTATATTGCAGGGCCAGATGAGCGTGTTGCGGTTTTGCTGTGTGGTGCCAATAGCGGTGCAGTGCGGTTTGACTGA
- the mmsB gene encoding multiple monosaccharide ABC transporter permease, with translation MTIENTAAPAKTEAKTDGSPMKGNLREYGLVLALILIMLFFQFTTNGTLFKPVNLTNLVLQNSYIIVMALGMLLVIVAGHIDLSVGSVSGFIGGLAAVMMVQWHIHYIPATILCLIMGGIIGAAQGYWVAYHKIPSFIVTLAGMLVFRGLTLWLLGGQSIGPFPPQFQLLSSGFIPDVLGAGGFNVTSMLVGIAIVALMIYFSIRGRAKRESHGYQGEPFVLFVAKNLIIGGIILFLTYLLSSYKGLPNVLVVMSLLIALFVFATKRMTIGRRIYAMGGNEKAAKLSGIKTERLTFFTFVNMGVLAALAGLIFAARLNTAQPKAGQGFELDVIAAVFIGGASAMGGVGQVMGAVIGAFIMGVMNNGMSIMGINIDWQQVIKGLVLLAAVVFDVYNKNKG, from the coding sequence ATGACTATAGAAAACACGGCGGCCCCGGCTAAGACCGAAGCTAAAACGGACGGATCGCCGATGAAGGGCAATCTGCGCGAATACGGGCTGGTGTTGGCGTTGATCCTGATCATGTTGTTCTTTCAGTTCACCACCAATGGGACATTGTTCAAACCGGTTAACCTGACCAACCTCGTGCTGCAGAACAGTTATATTATCGTCATGGCGCTTGGCATGTTGTTGGTCATCGTTGCGGGCCATATCGATCTTTCCGTCGGATCTGTGTCGGGTTTCATCGGCGGATTGGCCGCAGTGATGATGGTTCAGTGGCATATCCATTATATTCCAGCGACGATTCTCTGTCTGATCATGGGCGGGATCATTGGTGCGGCGCAGGGTTATTGGGTCGCCTATCACAAAATCCCGTCCTTCATCGTTACTCTTGCAGGCATGCTCGTGTTCCGTGGATTGACGTTGTGGCTTCTGGGCGGTCAGTCGATTGGTCCGTTCCCACCGCAGTTCCAGCTTTTGAGTTCGGGTTTTATCCCGGATGTGCTCGGCGCGGGTGGCTTCAATGTCACGTCCATGCTTGTTGGTATCGCTATCGTTGCGCTGATGATCTATTTCAGCATCCGTGGACGGGCCAAGCGCGAGAGCCACGGGTATCAGGGGGAACCTTTTGTACTCTTCGTGGCAAAGAACCTCATCATTGGCGGCATCATCCTTTTCCTTACCTATCTTCTTTCTTCCTATAAGGGCTTGCCGAACGTTCTGGTCGTTATGTCCCTGCTGATTGCGCTCTTTGTTTTCGCAACCAAACGCATGACCATTGGACGGCGCATTTATGCCATGGGGGGTAATGAGAAAGCGGCAAAGCTATCGGGCATCAAGACCGAACGGCTGACATTCTTCACCTTTGTCAATATGGGTGTGCTGGCCGCTCTTGCTGGTCTGATTTTCGCCGCTCGTCTCAATACAGCGCAGCCAAAGGCGGGGCAGGGCTTCGAACTTGATGTGATTGCGGCTGTCTTTATCGGTGGAGCATCGGCGATGGGCGGTGTGGGGCAGGTGATGGGAGCTGTCATCGGCGCTTTCATCATGGGCGTCATGAACAATGGCATGTCGATCATGGGGATCAATATTGACTGGCAGCAGGTGATCAAGGGTCTTGTCCTGCTCGCAGCTGTGGTGTTCGACGTTTACAACAAAAACAAGGGCTAA
- the mmsA gene encoding multiple monosaccharide ABC transporter ATP-binding protein, translated as METILEMRGITKTFPGVKALDNVNLNVRKGEIHALVGENGAGKSTLMKVLSGVYPHGSYEGEIHYNGEEQHFRDISDSEEKGIIIIHQELALVPLLSIAENIFLGNEPARFGIIDWHVAETRTRELLAKVGLKEDPQTLITNLGVGKQQLVEIAKALSKEVELLILDEPTASLNEKDSDALLELLLEFKAQGISSILISHKLNEVGKVADRITVLRDGATIETLDKEAISEDRIVTSMVGRQLADRFPQREPNIGEVVFEVKNWVVHHHVHSDRTVINGINLNVRKGEVVGIAGLMGAGRTEFAMSVFGKAYGRKISGEVFINGKKVDVSTIGKAVDNGIAYVTEDRKTYGLNLIDHIKHNTTIVNLEGVSHGGVLDDMAELKVANEYRRKTNIRSSSIYQKTGNLSGGNQQKVVLSKWLFANPDLLILDEPTRGIDVGAKYEIYSIINQLVSEGKSVLMISSEMPELLGVCDRIYVMNQGRIVGEMPAKEASQDKIMRAIIRAEGKAS; from the coding sequence ATGGAAACCATCCTCGAAATGCGCGGTATCACCAAGACCTTTCCGGGGGTGAAAGCGCTCGACAATGTCAATCTCAACGTGCGCAAGGGTGAAATTCACGCGCTTGTTGGCGAGAATGGCGCCGGAAAATCAACCCTGATGAAAGTGCTGAGCGGGGTCTATCCGCATGGCAGCTATGAAGGCGAGATTCACTATAACGGGGAAGAGCAGCATTTTCGCGATATTAGTGACAGCGAAGAAAAGGGCATTATTATCATTCATCAGGAGCTGGCACTGGTTCCTCTCCTGTCAATTGCCGAGAATATCTTTCTGGGCAATGAGCCAGCACGGTTCGGGATCATCGATTGGCATGTTGCGGAAACCCGCACGCGCGAACTTCTGGCCAAAGTTGGCCTGAAGGAAGATCCGCAAACCTTGATCACCAATCTCGGTGTCGGCAAACAGCAGTTGGTGGAGATTGCCAAGGCATTGTCGAAAGAGGTCGAGCTTCTCATCCTCGATGAGCCGACAGCAAGCCTTAACGAGAAAGACAGTGATGCATTGCTTGAGCTTCTTCTCGAGTTCAAAGCCCAGGGCATTTCATCGATCTTGATTTCCCATAAGCTCAACGAAGTTGGCAAAGTTGCCGATCGCATCACGGTCCTGCGTGATGGGGCGACCATTGAAACGCTCGACAAGGAGGCAATTTCCGAAGATCGGATTGTGACGTCCATGGTCGGTCGTCAACTCGCCGATCGCTTCCCGCAACGCGAGCCGAATATTGGCGAAGTCGTTTTTGAAGTGAAGAACTGGGTTGTTCATCATCACGTTCACAGTGACAGAACTGTCATCAATGGCATTAATCTGAACGTCCGCAAGGGCGAGGTTGTCGGTATCGCCGGGCTGATGGGGGCAGGGCGAACGGAATTTGCCATGAGTGTCTTTGGCAAGGCCTATGGCCGCAAGATCAGCGGCGAGGTTTTCATCAATGGCAAGAAGGTCGATGTCTCGACCATCGGTAAGGCTGTTGATAACGGCATTGCCTATGTCACAGAAGATCGCAAGACCTATGGCCTTAATCTGATTGACCACATCAAGCACAATACGACGATCGTCAATCTCGAAGGCGTATCCCATGGCGGAGTGCTGGATGATATGGCCGAATTGAAAGTGGCCAATGAATACCGTCGCAAGACCAATATCCGTTCATCCAGCATCTACCAGAAAACCGGCAATCTTTCCGGTGGCAACCAGCAGAAGGTCGTCCTGTCAAAGTGGTTGTTTGCCAACCCTGATCTCTTGATACTCGATGAGCCAACGCGCGGTATTGATGTCGGCGCAAAATATGAGATTTATTCGATCATCAACCAGTTGGTGAGTGAAGGCAAAAGTGTCCTGATGATCTCATCGGAAATGCCAGAGCTGCTCGGCGTCTGTGATCGGATTTATGTGATGAACCAGGGCCGGATCGTCGGTGAAATGCCCGCTAAAGAAGCGAGCCAGGACAAAATCATGCGCGCCATTATTCGTGCTGAAGGGAAAGCATCATGA